Proteins encoded within one genomic window of Mesorhizobium sp. AR10:
- a CDS encoding J domain-containing protein, protein MSGGDPYELLGVKRDASQKEIQAAYRRRAKKLHPDLNPGNKQAEQDFKDLSAAYEILRDEEKRGRFDRGEIDATGSEKPQRRYYRDFAEAGTGAGTYENGAGFADFGADDIFSQFFSQRGRQGFRMRGADARYSMEIDFLDAVNGGTRQVTLPDGKTLDIRIPPGARDGQRLRLRGKGGAGEGGAETGDALIELHVRAHPFYRREGDDIRFDLPISLAEAVLGGKLRVPTPVGPVVANVPENSSSGRTLRLKGKGVARRNGDRGDVYATLKIVLPEKADPDLKAFVSGWTAGKLYNPRQAMGV, encoded by the coding sequence ATGAGTGGCGGCGATCCCTACGAACTCCTTGGCGTCAAACGCGATGCTTCGCAGAAGGAAATCCAGGCGGCCTATCGTCGTCGGGCAAAGAAGCTGCATCCTGATCTCAATCCCGGTAACAAGCAGGCGGAACAGGACTTCAAGGACCTGTCCGCGGCTTACGAAATTCTGCGCGATGAGGAAAAACGCGGCCGCTTCGATCGCGGCGAGATCGACGCGACGGGCTCGGAAAAGCCTCAGCGCCGCTATTATCGCGACTTCGCTGAAGCCGGAACAGGCGCGGGAACCTACGAAAACGGCGCCGGCTTCGCGGATTTCGGCGCCGACGACATCTTTTCGCAATTCTTCTCCCAGCGCGGGCGACAAGGTTTCCGCATGCGTGGCGCCGACGCGCGGTATTCGATGGAGATCGACTTCCTCGACGCGGTGAACGGCGGCACGCGCCAGGTGACGCTACCCGACGGCAAAACGCTGGACATCCGCATTCCACCCGGCGCGCGGGACGGGCAGAGGCTCAGGCTGCGCGGGAAGGGCGGTGCCGGCGAAGGCGGCGCGGAGACCGGCGATGCTCTGATCGAACTCCATGTGCGCGCTCATCCCTTCTACCGGCGCGAGGGTGACGACATCCGCTTCGACCTGCCGATCTCGCTTGCCGAGGCGGTGCTTGGCGGCAAGCTCAGGGTGCCGACGCCCGTCGGGCCGGTGGTCGCGAATGTGCCCGAGAATTCGTCGAGCGGCAGGACGCTGCGCCTGAAGGGAAAGGGCGTCGCCCGGCGAAACGGCGACCGCGGCGACGTCTATGCGACGCTAAAGATCGTGCTTCCGGAAAAGGCGGATCCTGACCTGAAGGCATTCGTTAGCGGCTGGACGGCCGGCAAGTTATACAATCCACGGCAGGCGATGGGGGTATAG
- a CDS encoding Hsp20/alpha crystallin family protein, whose product MLNYLENTGRWFDPVRQMRFAQRDVSRLLDNLRLAAAPEFPLMNIWTGTDGAVVTAEIPGVAPEELDIAVHQNTVTLRGGRPAEPLADGAIVHRQERVTGAFARNLVLPFHVDGDQATAKFRNGVLRLDLPRPEADKPHKINVSRS is encoded by the coding sequence ATGCTCAACTACCTTGAAAACACGGGACGCTGGTTTGACCCTGTTCGACAGATGCGCTTCGCGCAGCGGGACGTGAGCCGGTTGCTTGACAATCTGCGGCTTGCAGCAGCCCCCGAATTTCCCCTGATGAACATCTGGACTGGAACCGACGGAGCCGTGGTCACAGCCGAGATCCCGGGCGTCGCGCCGGAGGAACTCGACATCGCCGTGCATCAGAACACGGTGACGCTGCGCGGCGGCCGCCCGGCCGAACCTCTGGCGGACGGTGCTATCGTCCACCGCCAGGAGCGCGTCACTGGCGCCTTCGCGCGCAACCTCGTCCTGCCGTTCCATGTCGACGGCGACCAAGCCACGGCCAAATTCCGAAATGGTGTGCTGCGGCTCGATTTACCGCGGCCGGAGGCCGACAAGCCGCACAAGATCAACGTCAGCCGCTCTTGA
- the dnaK gene encoding molecular chaperone DnaK: MAGKVIGIDLGTTNSCVAVMEGTQAKVIENAEGGRTTPSVVAFTKGGEILVGQPAKRQAVTNPENTIFAIKRLIGRRYDDPVVEKDRKLVPYNIVKGDNGDAWVEVAGKKYSPGQISSYVLVKMKETAEAYLGETVTQAVITVPAYFNDSQRQATKDAGKIAGLDVLRIINEPTAAALAYGLDKKKAGTIAVYDLGGGTFDISLLDIGDGVFEVKATNGDTFLGGEDFDKRIVDWLAEEFKKEQGIDLRNDRLALQRLREAAEKAKIELSSSLETTVSLPFITADQNGPKHLEIKLRRAKLEDLVDDLIRRTEKPCKDAMKDAKVKPDNIDEAILVGGMTRMPKVQETVAGIFGKEPNKSVNPDEVVAIGAAIQAGVLQGDVKDVLLLDVTPLSLGIETLGGVFTRLIERNTTIPAKKSQIFSTAEDNQSAVTIRVFQGEREMAADNKLLGQFDLVGIPPAPRGVPQIEVTFDIDANGIVNVTAKDKATGKEQQIKIQASGGLSQSDIDRMVKEAEANAEADKKRRALVEARNQADAQIGTSQRALDEAKEKAPTADKTPVEKAIGDLRSAMAGESVDEIEAKTKALQIASVNFGAKVHDATAGPGASAAQEPSSASSGDDVVDADFEEVDDQDGQRHG; the protein is encoded by the coding sequence ATGGCAGGCAAAGTGATCGGCATCGATCTTGGAACGACCAATTCCTGCGTCGCGGTAATGGAAGGCACACAGGCCAAGGTCATCGAGAACGCTGAAGGCGGGCGCACAACCCCCTCCGTCGTGGCGTTCACAAAGGGCGGGGAAATCCTTGTCGGTCAGCCCGCCAAGCGCCAGGCTGTGACCAACCCCGAAAACACGATCTTCGCCATCAAGCGCCTGATTGGCCGCCGCTACGACGATCCGGTCGTGGAGAAGGACAGGAAGCTCGTCCCCTACAACATCGTCAAGGGCGACAATGGCGACGCCTGGGTCGAGGTTGCTGGCAAGAAGTACAGCCCGGGCCAGATCAGTTCCTATGTGCTGGTGAAGATGAAGGAGACGGCAGAAGCCTATCTCGGCGAGACGGTCACCCAGGCAGTTATCACCGTGCCGGCCTATTTCAACGACAGCCAGCGGCAGGCGACAAAGGACGCGGGGAAGATTGCGGGGCTCGACGTGCTGCGCATCATCAACGAGCCTACAGCCGCTGCCCTCGCCTACGGTCTCGACAAGAAAAAGGCTGGAACGATCGCGGTCTACGACCTCGGCGGCGGCACCTTCGACATCTCGCTCCTCGACATCGGCGATGGCGTCTTCGAGGTCAAGGCGACCAACGGTGACACGTTTCTAGGAGGGGAGGATTTCGACAAGCGGATCGTCGACTGGCTGGCCGAGGAATTCAAGAAAGAGCAGGGCATCGATCTTCGCAACGACCGACTTGCACTTCAGCGCCTTCGCGAGGCCGCCGAAAAGGCCAAGATCGAACTCTCCTCATCGCTCGAAACGACCGTCAGCCTGCCCTTTATCACGGCCGACCAGAACGGCCCAAAGCATCTTGAGATCAAGTTGCGGCGCGCCAAGCTGGAGGATCTGGTCGACGATTTGATCCGCCGGACGGAGAAACCCTGCAAGGACGCGATGAAGGACGCCAAGGTCAAGCCGGATAACATCGACGAGGCGATTCTCGTCGGCGGCATGACGCGCATGCCGAAGGTGCAGGAGACCGTCGCCGGAATCTTCGGCAAGGAGCCGAACAAGAGCGTCAACCCCGACGAAGTGGTAGCGATCGGCGCTGCCATACAGGCAGGCGTGCTGCAGGGCGACGTCAAGGACGTGCTGCTGCTCGACGTGACACCGTTGTCGCTCGGCATTGAGACGCTCGGCGGCGTGTTCACGCGGTTGATCGAGCGCAACACGACCATTCCCGCTAAAAAGAGCCAGATCTTCTCGACGGCGGAAGACAACCAGAGCGCCGTCACCATCCGCGTCTTCCAGGGCGAGCGCGAAATGGCTGCCGACAACAAGCTGCTCGGTCAATTTGACCTCGTCGGCATCCCACCGGCGCCGCGCGGCGTGCCGCAGATCGAGGTGACCTTCGATATCGACGCAAACGGCATCGTCAACGTCACCGCCAAGGATAAGGCGACTGGCAAGGAGCAGCAGATCAAGATCCAGGCGTCCGGCGGACTGTCGCAATCGGATATCGATCGAATGGTGAAGGAAGCCGAGGCAAATGCAGAGGCCGACAAGAAAAGACGCGCCTTGGTTGAGGCACGCAACCAGGCTGATGCGCAGATCGGCACCAGCCAGAGGGCGCTCGACGAGGCGAAGGAAAAGGCTCCGACCGCAGACAAGACTCCCGTCGAAAAGGCCATCGGCGATCTCAGGTCGGCAATGGCCGGGGAATCGGTGGACGAGATCGAAGCAAAGACGAAGGCGCTGCAGATCGCTTCCGTGAACTTTGGCGCCAAGGTGCATGACGCGACCGCCGGCCCGGGCGCGTCAGCGGCGCAAGAACCGTCAAGTGCTTCGTCCGGCGATGATGTCGTCGACGCAGATTTCGAGGAGGTTGATGACCAGGACGGACAGCGCCATGGGTGA
- a CDS encoding chaperone modulator CbpM, whose amino-acid sequence MLGYQKFARHAHIETKRLRFFIDRGWISPKVIDGHPVFRDVDMARANLIADLTNELGINDEGVDVVLELLDQLYGLRLAFGTLIDALEVQPRGIKRHVVNDAQKLKALTYRRSRAGRPAL is encoded by the coding sequence ATGCTCGGCTATCAAAAGTTTGCTCGACATGCTCATATTGAGACAAAGAGGCTGCGCTTTTTCATCGACCGGGGCTGGATATCGCCGAAGGTGATCGACGGACACCCGGTGTTCCGCGACGTCGACATGGCGCGCGCCAACCTGATAGCCGATCTCACCAACGAACTGGGTATCAACGACGAAGGCGTCGACGTTGTGCTGGAGTTGCTCGACCAACTCTACGGCCTGCGCCTTGCCTTCGGCACCCTGATCGACGCGTTGGAGGTTCAACCGCGGGGGATCAAGCGCCATGTCGTGAATGACGCGCAGAAGCTGAAGGCATTAACTTACCGGCGATCGCGCGCTGGTCGACCTGCGCTATGA
- a CDS encoding ATP-binding protein, whose protein sequence is MLPAEIVESISSALVSMLDAELVFVTIGAAALGTALQHGQARFGPAPGILPGIRKAFAGWLPGNGGPTQTPISNPLGGGQLYAASARVSFGGDAAIVVGSLEPAFPNYRQRLLLDLAADEIAIGLHHWSTEGGQHQFASLVERSSDFIGIADLKGRGSYLNPAGRKLVGLGSEEISELNIADFVAESDRTRLEHELWPFFLRQGRWSGELKLRHFRERADIPVLVDWFYIDDPRTHRPMNIATVSIDLRLMKAAEADLLSLNDTLETRVAERTTALAEANEKLRLEIIEREKANKRLEETRSELFHAARLSAAGQTAAALAHELSQPLSATTNSLNATARFLASSRPESMDLAREAVTVASQQAARANQIIKRLRNFVAHGKASRRLESLHSMLDEALRFALIGADSLGIKVTVDFHQEASVAFVDRIQIEQVIVNLVRNAIEAMADGDGRELTIQAAPAPNEMVEIIVSDRGPGLPTDVSDHLFEPFTTTKREGMGLGLSICQTIVHAHGGTIRTAPNPGGGTIFAFTLETGQEGR, encoded by the coding sequence ATGCTGCCAGCGGAGATCGTGGAGAGCATTTCATCTGCCCTCGTTTCGATGCTCGATGCTGAATTGGTTTTCGTTACGATCGGCGCGGCGGCGCTTGGCACCGCTCTGCAGCATGGACAAGCGCGGTTTGGTCCAGCACCCGGAATACTGCCGGGTATCCGCAAGGCATTCGCAGGCTGGCTGCCAGGCAATGGCGGCCCGACACAGACCCCAATCTCCAATCCGCTCGGCGGCGGACAACTGTACGCCGCTTCGGCACGGGTCAGTTTCGGCGGCGATGCGGCGATCGTCGTCGGCTCCCTCGAACCGGCTTTTCCGAACTACCGGCAACGACTTCTGCTTGACCTTGCTGCCGACGAGATTGCGATCGGCCTGCACCATTGGAGCACGGAGGGTGGCCAGCATCAATTCGCCTCACTGGTCGAACGCTCGTCGGACTTCATCGGCATCGCGGATCTCAAGGGTCGAGGCTCTTACTTGAATCCCGCGGGGCGCAAGCTCGTCGGCCTCGGCTCCGAGGAAATCTCGGAACTCAACATTGCGGATTTCGTAGCCGAAAGCGACCGGACTCGGCTTGAACACGAATTGTGGCCATTTTTCCTGCGTCAGGGGCGGTGGTCGGGAGAACTCAAGCTCCGGCACTTCCGGGAGCGTGCCGACATTCCTGTCCTTGTCGACTGGTTCTACATCGACGATCCGCGCACACACAGGCCAATGAACATTGCGACGGTGAGCATCGATCTACGACTGATGAAAGCTGCCGAGGCCGACCTGCTCTCGCTGAACGACACGCTGGAAACACGCGTCGCCGAACGCACGACTGCGTTGGCCGAGGCCAACGAAAAGCTGCGCCTCGAAATCATCGAACGCGAGAAAGCAAACAAACGCCTCGAGGAGACGCGCTCTGAACTTTTTCATGCGGCGCGGCTCAGTGCCGCGGGACAGACAGCCGCGGCGCTGGCGCATGAGTTGAGCCAACCTCTCTCGGCCACAACGAATTCCCTGAATGCAACAGCCAGGTTTCTTGCGTCGTCGCGACCTGAATCCATGGACTTGGCTCGCGAAGCGGTGACCGTGGCGTCGCAGCAGGCGGCCCGCGCCAATCAGATCATCAAACGGCTGCGCAACTTTGTGGCTCACGGCAAGGCCAGCCGACGTTTGGAGAGCCTCCACTCTATGCTCGATGAGGCCCTTCGATTTGCTCTGATTGGGGCCGATTCGCTCGGGATCAAGGTAACGGTCGATTTCCACCAGGAAGCCTCCGTCGCCTTTGTCGACCGCATCCAAATCGAGCAGGTGATCGTCAATCTGGTACGCAACGCGATCGAAGCTATGGCGGACGGTGATGGGCGCGAACTGACGATCCAGGCCGCGCCGGCTCCGAACGAGATGGTCGAAATCATCGTCTCTGATCGCGGCCCCGGCTTGCCGACAGACGTGAGCGACCATCTGTTTGAGCCATTTACCACGACCAAGCGCGAGGGAATGGGGCTCGGGCTGTCGATTTGCCAAACGATCGTCCATGCCCATGGCGGTACGATTCGCACCGCGCCGAATCCCGGCGGAGGCACCATTTTTGCTTTCACCCTGGAGACTGGGCAGGAGGGCCGTTAG
- a CDS encoding nucleotide exchange factor GrpE has protein sequence MTRTDSAMGDVGNRSAAGIEPKGAEPDAGAPVVEATTGDQLPQGVEAELADTREKLLRALAEQQNIRRQMQREREEAVRFASSRLAEDLLDTLDNLRRAIESVPVEVSGHKVVKPLLAGVEATERNLLETLARHGVQKIDPFGSAFDPHHHHAMFQRPDATAAEGTVIEVLQPGYMLHGRLLRPAMVGVAVPG, from the coding sequence ATGACCAGGACGGACAGCGCCATGGGTGACGTGGGAAATCGGAGCGCAGCTGGGATCGAGCCCAAAGGAGCCGAGCCAGATGCGGGTGCCCCGGTCGTCGAAGCCACGACCGGCGATCAGCTCCCGCAGGGCGTGGAAGCGGAACTCGCGGACACCAGGGAAAAGCTGCTGCGCGCGCTGGCCGAGCAACAGAACATCCGAAGGCAGATGCAGCGCGAGCGCGAGGAAGCCGTGAGATTTGCCAGCTCGCGGCTGGCCGAAGATCTGCTCGACACGCTCGACAATTTGCGCCGTGCAATCGAGAGCGTTCCGGTGGAAGTTTCGGGTCACAAAGTGGTGAAGCCGCTCCTGGCCGGCGTGGAAGCGACCGAGCGCAATCTCCTGGAAACGCTCGCCCGGCATGGCGTGCAAAAGATCGATCCATTCGGCTCGGCGTTCGACCCGCATCATCATCACGCGATGTTCCAGCGCCCCGATGCGACGGCCGCGGAAGGCACTGTCATCGAGGTACTGCAGCCGGGATACATGCTCCACGGGCGGCTTCTACGACCGGCGATGGTCGGCGTCGCAGTTCCCGGATAG
- a CDS encoding phosphate-starvation-inducible PsiE family protein yields the protein MSIKDVFQSKKAELRPLSLYQRFEYVVVLILTGLIAIVVVAAVWNLTLKILLGLVLSDSLDPSDYTAFQAVFGMIFTVIIALEFKKSLLVVAERRENVVQVRSVMVIALLAICRKVIILDLAATDALHVMALAAAIFALGVVYWLIDDRGHQSANPADGSLLS from the coding sequence ATGTCGATCAAGGATGTGTTCCAATCGAAAAAGGCTGAACTCCGCCCGCTTTCTCTGTACCAGCGGTTCGAATATGTCGTCGTTCTGATCTTGACCGGGCTGATCGCAATCGTCGTCGTTGCCGCCGTCTGGAACCTCACGCTGAAGATCCTGCTCGGGCTCGTCCTCTCGGACAGCCTCGATCCGTCCGACTATACTGCCTTCCAGGCGGTGTTCGGCATGATCTTCACAGTGATCATCGCGTTGGAATTCAAGAAATCGCTTCTTGTCGTCGCAGAGCGTCGCGAAAATGTCGTCCAGGTCCGCTCTGTCATGGTGATCGCCCTCCTCGCCATCTGTCGCAAGGTCATCATCCTGGATCTGGCCGCGACCGATGCCTTGCATGTCATGGCGCTTGCAGCTGCGATCTTTGCGCTGGGTGTCGTTTATTGGCTGATCGACGATCGCGGCCATCAGTCGGCCAATCCCGCGGATGGGAGCTTGTTGTCTTAG
- a CDS encoding response regulator transcription factor — MTNYIVHVIDDDAAVRRSLRLLILSAGFLVETYASAAEYQVRDPDDQQGCVLLDLQMPNVDGLTFLERQAALQTSLPVVIMTGQSDIESAVRAMKLGAVEFLQKPFTDDALFAAIAATRERPMQRLANSEMAEASAQIAALSPRERDVLTALATGHPQKRIAYDLGISVRTVEVHRARMMRRLGVRSLAEAVTLLVLARFQGEE; from the coding sequence ATGACGAACTACATCGTCCACGTGATTGATGACGATGCCGCAGTGCGGCGTTCGCTGCGACTGTTGATCCTGTCCGCAGGGTTCCTCGTCGAGACCTACGCTTCCGCAGCGGAATATCAGGTTCGTGATCCGGATGATCAGCAAGGCTGCGTCCTTCTCGATCTCCAGATGCCGAACGTCGATGGCCTGACTTTCCTGGAGCGACAGGCGGCCCTCCAGACTTCATTGCCGGTCGTTATCATGACCGGCCAAAGCGACATCGAGAGTGCCGTTAGGGCGATGAAGCTCGGGGCTGTCGAATTCCTGCAAAAACCGTTCACCGACGATGCTCTGTTCGCGGCGATCGCGGCGACGCGTGAGCGGCCGATGCAAAGATTGGCAAATAGCGAGATGGCAGAGGCTTCTGCGCAGATCGCAGCGCTCAGCCCGCGCGAGCGCGACGTTCTAACAGCGCTTGCCACCGGCCATCCCCAAAAACGGATCGCCTACGACCTAGGCATCAGCGTGCGTACCGTCGAAGTCCACCGGGCCCGCATGATGCGCCGTCTGGGAGTCCGTAGTCTGGCAGAGGCAGTGACCCTTCTGGTACTGGCTCGGTTCCAAGGCGAAGAATAG
- a CDS encoding helix-turn-helix domain-containing protein, translating to MLEQQNSEYTGQSVAWQRPQQYDAAQPEALPSIARVRRFRREQEIYSQEDRSDTWYRMVSGAARKYIIHASGRRQIVDIHLPGDFFGFTSHNRHRFGVQSVIDGTSIECYPRQRLEALADASPALAREIRMRGFEAIERLQEQLLIVGTMTAKEKVRAFLIYFCERISTAQDEGVALPISRYDMADLLGISVETVCRVFTELQQRGAISMQGPRRVRLTRRVDRS from the coding sequence ATGCTTGAGCAGCAAAATTCAGAATACACTGGGCAGTCGGTCGCTTGGCAGCGCCCGCAGCAGTACGACGCTGCCCAGCCGGAGGCGCTTCCTTCCATCGCCCGCGTACGGCGATTTCGGCGCGAGCAGGAAATCTACAGCCAGGAAGATAGAAGTGACACCTGGTACCGCATGGTGTCTGGAGCCGCCCGAAAATACATCATACACGCCAGTGGACGCAGGCAGATCGTCGATATCCACCTGCCGGGCGACTTCTTCGGCTTCACCTCCCACAACCGTCACCGTTTCGGGGTGCAGTCCGTCATCGACGGAACATCAATAGAGTGCTATCCGCGCCAGCGCCTCGAAGCGCTAGCCGATGCAAGTCCCGCTTTGGCGCGTGAGATTCGGATGCGCGGTTTCGAAGCAATCGAAAGGCTCCAGGAGCAGCTGCTGATCGTCGGCACGATGACTGCGAAGGAAAAGGTGCGCGCCTTTCTCATCTACTTCTGCGAGAGGATTTCCACGGCCCAGGACGAAGGCGTTGCGCTCCCGATCTCGCGCTACGACATGGCGGATCTGCTTGGTATCTCCGTCGAAACGGTGTGTCGTGTTTTTACGGAACTACAGCAGCGCGGTGCCATTTCCATGCAAGGCCCGCGGCGCGTAAGGCTGACGCGGCGCGTCGATCGGTCATGA